A stretch of Fundicoccus culcitae DNA encodes these proteins:
- a CDS encoding 2-hydroxyacyl-CoA dehydratase, translated as MRTAILNAGIDVGSTTIKLVVMNEANQTLYKKYERHYSDVKKATKLLFEDAAAIFSDQEVRISITGSGGMGISEVLDIEFIQEVIACSLTVETLIPETDVSIELGGEDAKITFFGDSLEQRMNGSCAGGTGAFIDQMAQLLNTDASGVNELAKKHQKIYPIASRCGVFAKTDVQPLINDGVSKEDIAASILQAVVNQTITGLASGRTIEGKVAFLGGPLYFMSELRERFIATLKLKDEDVIFPEDPQLYVAMGAALNSAKQKETTSFNDLYTLVTSDKTPDLAPTDTLEPLFESEEDLAAFRQRHAQAKVEEAPLEDYEGVAFLGIDAGSTTTKMTLIDPEGTLLWSDYSSNEGNPLQKSMEMLTELYRILPENVYIGRAVTTGYGEALIKNALKVDEGEVETVCHYKAAEHFSPDVDFILDIGGQDMKAMTIHNGVLSAIKLNEACSSGCGSFIETLAASLQYNVYDFAKEALKSKAPVDLGSRCTVFMNSKVKQTQKEGASIADISAGLSISVIKNALYKVIKVQDPKRLGKKILCQGGTFYNESVLRAFEQITGREVIRPNIAGLMGAYGCALIAANQYVPGDVSTLMQPDEMANFSARKEFTRCGLCLNNCELTVTLFNDGRRFVSGNRCERGEQKGMGIAFKDIKENTNYNLMAYKYDRLFQYKPLKNKEATRGSVGLIQAMNMYENYPLWFTFFTELGFQVRLSNRSSKKIYEQGISSIPDDTVCYPAKLAHGHIKDLIRKKCDFIFYPCINYEQQEESKAPNSYNCPIIISYPAVIRNNVDEIVQGLVDYRSPHLNFMNREHMVDVLTEMLQDKGVSRDEVAAALEAGFAEMSSYRADIQAKGEEVLSHLRYHPNGKAIVVAGRPYHSDPEINHGVADVMIKEGFHVLTEDSISHLTDIDGLRVVNQWVYHARLYAAAKIVCKTPNLELVQLNSFGCGIDAITAEQVQEILEQYGKIHTLLKIDEGSNLGAIRIRIRSLKAAMIERSIGKQPAKKLYDTPEEIVFTKEMRKKHTLLIPMMSPIHQEGLIDEALRASGYQVVQIGTDTGKQGINEGLNYVNNDACYPAIITIGQLIDALKSGKYDVDNTSVIMTQTGGGCRATNYIPLLRKALRDAGFPQVPVVSVSTGVAGTETNEGFRYSLPMLARLGVAVLYGDLFQKLLYRTRPYELEAGAADALYDYWLERVQPNVKNGNLREFNKNMQMIIDDFDNLPRTDAVKPRVGIVGEILVKYSPTANNGIVELLEAEGAEAVVPDLIGFANYCLYNMQWKADNLGFKKINKPIAQFAIKFIQFCEKPMNKALAASKHFDPFTAIEEIALGAESVISVGTHTGEGWYLTGEIIQFINHGVPNVVITQPFGCLPNHVVGRGMMKEIRRQYPGANLTAIDYDPGVSEVNQMNRIRLMLAQAQKKLEKASASSFK; from the coding sequence ATGCGTACAGCGATTTTAAATGCAGGGATTGATGTGGGTTCAACCACTATTAAACTGGTCGTCATGAATGAAGCGAATCAAACCCTATACAAAAAATATGAACGGCATTATTCGGATGTGAAAAAAGCCACCAAACTGCTGTTTGAGGATGCCGCAGCGATATTTAGTGATCAAGAGGTTCGGATTTCGATTACAGGTTCGGGCGGGATGGGGATTTCTGAGGTTTTGGATATTGAATTTATTCAGGAAGTGATTGCGTGTTCGTTGACGGTTGAAACGCTGATTCCGGAAACGGACGTGTCCATTGAGTTGGGCGGCGAGGATGCCAAGATTACTTTTTTTGGGGATTCGCTTGAACAACGGATGAATGGCAGTTGTGCCGGGGGTACGGGGGCATTTATTGATCAGATGGCGCAGTTGTTGAACACGGATGCTAGTGGGGTCAACGAGCTGGCTAAAAAGCATCAGAAAATTTATCCGATTGCGTCGCGGTGTGGCGTGTTTGCTAAAACCGATGTTCAACCGCTAATCAATGATGGCGTTTCTAAAGAAGATATTGCTGCTTCGATTTTGCAGGCGGTGGTCAATCAAACGATTACCGGTTTAGCTTCGGGGCGAACGATTGAAGGGAAAGTCGCCTTTCTGGGTGGACCCTTGTATTTCATGAGTGAACTGCGCGAGCGGTTTATCGCGACCCTTAAATTAAAAGATGAAGATGTTATTTTCCCAGAGGATCCGCAATTGTATGTGGCCATGGGGGCGGCTTTAAATAGCGCTAAACAAAAGGAAACGACCAGTTTCAATGATTTGTATACTTTGGTGACTTCCGACAAAACGCCGGATTTGGCGCCAACGGATACCTTAGAGCCTTTATTTGAAAGTGAAGAAGATTTAGCCGCTTTTCGTCAGCGTCATGCCCAAGCGAAAGTTGAAGAGGCGCCATTAGAAGACTATGAGGGCGTGGCTTTTCTCGGGATTGATGCGGGTTCGACCACGACTAAAATGACTTTGATTGACCCTGAAGGGACGCTGTTGTGGAGTGATTATTCCAGTAATGAAGGGAATCCTTTGCAAAAGTCTATGGAAATGTTGACGGAGCTCTACCGGATATTGCCTGAGAATGTGTATATTGGGCGGGCGGTGACGACTGGTTATGGGGAAGCTTTGATTAAGAATGCGTTAAAAGTGGATGAAGGCGAAGTTGAAACCGTCTGTCACTACAAGGCGGCGGAACATTTTTCACCGGACGTGGATTTTATTTTAGATATTGGTGGCCAAGATATGAAAGCCATGACCATCCACAACGGCGTTTTGTCAGCCATTAAATTAAATGAAGCCTGTTCATCCGGTTGTGGTAGTTTTATTGAAACACTGGCGGCTTCCTTGCAATATAATGTGTATGATTTTGCCAAAGAAGCCCTGAAATCCAAGGCGCCGGTTGATTTAGGCTCACGTTGTACCGTCTTTATGAATTCAAAGGTTAAGCAAACGCAAAAAGAAGGCGCTTCGATAGCGGATATTTCGGCGGGTCTGTCGATTTCAGTTATTAAAAATGCCTTGTACAAAGTGATTAAGGTGCAAGACCCTAAACGCCTAGGCAAGAAAATCTTATGCCAAGGGGGCACTTTTTATAACGAGTCCGTCTTGCGGGCCTTTGAACAAATTACCGGCCGTGAAGTTATTCGACCAAATATCGCTGGTTTAATGGGGGCTTATGGCTGTGCGTTAATTGCTGCCAACCAATACGTTCCCGGTGATGTTTCAACCTTGATGCAACCTGATGAAATGGCTAATTTTTCAGCCAGAAAAGAATTTACCCGTTGCGGTTTATGTTTAAATAATTGTGAATTAACCGTTACTTTATTTAATGATGGACGTCGCTTTGTTTCGGGCAACCGTTGTGAACGTGGCGAACAAAAAGGGATGGGTATTGCCTTTAAAGATATTAAGGAAAACACCAACTACAATTTAATGGCCTATAAATACGACCGCTTATTCCAATACAAACCTTTGAAAAACAAGGAAGCGACCCGGGGTTCGGTTGGTTTGATTCAAGCGATGAATATGTATGAGAATTATCCTTTATGGTTCACTTTCTTTACAGAACTTGGTTTTCAAGTGCGCTTATCAAATCGCAGTAGTAAAAAAATCTATGAACAAGGAATTTCTTCCATTCCCGATGATACCGTGTGTTATCCAGCCAAGTTAGCGCATGGTCACATTAAAGATTTAATCCGGAAGAAATGTGATTTCATTTTCTACCCATGCATCAATTACGAACAACAAGAAGAATCCAAAGCGCCTAACTCTTATAATTGTCCCATCATTATTTCTTATCCGGCTGTGATTCGTAATAATGTGGATGAAATTGTGCAAGGCTTAGTGGATTACCGCTCACCGCATTTGAATTTTATGAACCGCGAACATATGGTCGATGTCTTAACCGAAATGTTACAAGATAAAGGCGTGAGTCGCGACGAAGTCGCTGCAGCTCTTGAAGCCGGTTTTGCTGAAATGTCTAGCTACCGGGCCGATATCCAAGCCAAAGGGGAAGAAGTGTTAAGTCACCTGCGTTACCATCCAAACGGAAAAGCCATTGTAGTGGCTGGACGGCCTTACCATAGCGATCCCGAAATCAACCACGGGGTGGCTGATGTGATGATCAAAGAAGGCTTCCATGTTTTAACCGAAGATTCGATTAGTCATTTGACCGATATCGATGGCTTGCGGGTGGTCAATCAATGGGTTTATCATGCCCGCTTGTATGCCGCCGCTAAAATCGTCTGTAAAACACCCAACCTTGAATTAGTGCAACTCAATTCCTTTGGTTGCGGGATTGATGCGATCACGGCTGAACAAGTCCAAGAAATTTTGGAGCAATATGGAAAAATCCATACTTTACTGAAAATTGATGAAGGCTCGAACTTAGGCGCTATCCGCATTCGGATTCGTTCCTTGAAAGCTGCTATGATTGAAAGAAGTATTGGCAAACAACCCGCTAAAAAATTATATGATACGCCTGAGGAAATTGTCTTTACGAAAGAAATGCGGAAGAAACATACCTTATTAATTCCAATGATGAGTCCTATCCATCAAGAAGGCCTTATTGATGAAGCCTTACGTGCCAGTGGTTACCAAGTGGTACAAATCGGTACAGATACAGGGAAACAAGGGATTAACGAAGGCCTCAATTATGTTAATAACGATGCCTGTTATCCAGCCATCATTACCATCGGTCAACTGATTGACGCCTTGAAGAGTGGCAAATACGATGTCGATAATACCTCTGTAATTATGACCCAAACAGGTGGCGGTTGCCGGGCAACCAACTACATTCCCCTGTTGCGGAAAGCCCTGCGTGACGCTGGCTTCCCACAAGTGCCAGTCGTGTCCGTTTCTACCGGTGTGGCAGGAACAGAAACCAACGAAGGGTTCCGCTATAGCTTACCTATGTTGGCTAGACTCGGCGTAGCCGTTTTATACGGCGATTTATTCCAAAAACTCTTGTACCGGACCCGCCCATACGAGCTTGAAGCCGGAGCAGCCGATGCGCTATATGACTATTGGTTGGAACGCGTCCAACCTAATGTGAAAAATGGGAATCTGCGTGAATTTAATAAAAATATGCAAATGATTATCGACGATTTCGATAACCTGCCTCGAACTGACGCGGTTAAACCACGGGTTGGGATTGTCGGTGAGATCCTAGTGAAATATTCGCCAACTGCCAACAACGGCATTGTCGAACTACTCGAAGCCGAAGGCGCTGAAGCCGTGGTACCTGATTTGATTGGTTTTGCCAACTATTGCCTCTACAACATGCAATGGAAAGCCGACAATTTAGGCTTTAAAAAAATAAATAAACCCATTGCTCAGTTTGCCATCAAATTTATTCAGTTCTGTGAAAAACCAATGAATAAAGCACTAGCCGCCTCAAAACATTTTGATCCTTTCACCGCCATTGAAGAAATTGCCCTTGGAGCCGAAAGTGTTATTTCAGTCGGCACCCACACCGGGGAAGGCTGGTACTTGACCGGCGAAATCATCCAATTCATTAACCATGGCGTGCCTAATGTGGTCATTACCCAGCCGTTCGGCTGCCTACCCAACCACGTGGTAGGACGCGGCATGATGAAAGAAATTCGCCGCCAATACCCAGGCGCCAACCTAACCGCCATTGACTACGACCCCGGCGTTTCCGAAGTCAACCAAATGAACCGCATCCGCCTAATGCTCGCCCAAGCCCAGAAAAAACTCGAAAAAGCCAGTGCAAGTTCTTTTAAATAA
- a CDS encoding DUF1294 domain-containing protein, protein MLIFLLLINITAFVVYWVDKRRAIHGKRRLKNAWLLGLSLVGGSVGGLVAMYLFRHKTQQKIYVYGLPLMLVVQVVGAGLWAWCGGW, encoded by the coding sequence ATGCTCATTTTCTTACTTCTAATAAATATCACTGCTTTTGTTGTTTACTGGGTGGACAAACGCCGCGCAATCCACGGCAAGCGCCGTTTGAAAAACGCCTGGTTGCTGGGGCTGAGTTTGGTAGGTGGTTCCGTTGGCGGCCTGGTCGCAATGTATCTGTTCCGCCATAAGACACAGCAGAAAATATATGTTTATGGCTTGCCACTGATGTTGGTGGTGCAGGTGGTTGGGGCTGGGCTGTGGGCTTGGTGTGGCGGGTGGTGA
- a CDS encoding HAD hydrolase-like protein — protein sequence MQKQNIFFDLDGTLIDSSPGIFSGISYALKKMQREDIDVDVKRHFIGPPLQHSFEQLDMTASEATQAIGFYREYYSDAGLMELSVYEGIPEVLAHLAQTHTLYIATSKPETFAQKILLQLDLSQYFTAIYGASLDGVRASKDDVLAYAVGAAGLTDVTASVMIGDRKHDILGAAHLGMDSIGVLYGFGSLDELSAAGATAIVASPSDLLELLER from the coding sequence ATGCAAAAACAAAACATCTTTTTTGATTTGGATGGGACACTGATTGATTCGAGTCCGGGGATATTTAGTGGGATTTCATACGCTTTGAAAAAAATGCAACGGGAAGATATCGACGTGGACGTTAAACGCCATTTCATCGGACCGCCTCTACAGCATTCTTTTGAGCAGCTCGATATGACCGCTTCGGAAGCGACCCAGGCGATTGGCTTTTACCGTGAATACTATAGCGACGCGGGTCTGATGGAGCTGTCTGTCTACGAAGGCATCCCCGAGGTGCTCGCTCACTTGGCGCAAACCCACACCCTGTACATCGCGACGTCAAAACCTGAAACCTTCGCCCAAAAAATATTACTGCAACTCGACCTCAGCCAATACTTCACCGCCATTTACGGAGCTTCTCTGGACGGCGTCCGCGCTTCCAAAGATGACGTTTTGGCATACGCCGTTGGTGCTGCTGGGTTGACGGACGTGACCGCCAGCGTGATGATTGGCGACCGCAAGCATGACATACTGGGAGCCGCACACCTTGGTATGGACAGCATCGGCGTCCTGTATGGCTTTGGCTCGTTGGACGAGTTGTCGGCGGCCGGCGCGACCGCAATCGTTGCATCCCCTTCCGATTTGCTTGAGCTGTTAGAACGGTAA
- the trkA gene encoding Trk system potassium transporter TrkA, which translates to MKIVIAGGGKVGSVLCAELTSQKHDVMLIETNETIFDQLMSRYDLSGVIGNAASYEIQQEVGINKTDIFIAVTDTDEINIIASILAKSLGARYTVARVRNPEYSQHAHEVSESLGIDLMINPEQEAAKTISHMIKFPTVVHAQKFMSSDVELLEVVVKADSPLENVTMADFKDKFGDLLVCAIVRSDQVIVPNANDTLKAGDRIDVLGSQNDIYKFYQQIRTERHRLKSVMIIGGGRLTYYLLNYLREFHLDIKVIEWKEEAAEQLSAAFPEVEVILGDSTEQELLLQEGVGNYDVFVSLLGIDEENIMASLFAQQQGVSKVITKVNREALFSLFKNFGLDTIITPKRLIANSILRFVRSLGNPSVSYLEELYRLSDNQAELIQFKVNNSSKVLNTPLEQLNLKDNTLIAYILRDHKTIIPSGQDRLEVGDHVIIMTNAATMDDIDDILR; encoded by the coding sequence ATGAAAATTGTGATTGCTGGTGGAGGAAAAGTAGGATCGGTGCTGTGTGCTGAATTAACTTCACAAAAACATGATGTGATGTTAATTGAAACAAACGAAACCATTTTTGATCAATTAATGAGTCGTTATGATTTATCTGGAGTGATTGGCAATGCTGCGAGCTATGAAATCCAGCAGGAAGTGGGTATTAATAAAACGGATATATTTATTGCCGTGACAGATACCGATGAAATAAATATCATTGCGAGCATCCTCGCTAAAAGTCTTGGTGCCCGTTATACGGTAGCCCGCGTGAGAAATCCGGAGTATTCGCAACACGCGCATGAAGTCAGTGAAAGTTTAGGCATTGATTTAATGATTAATCCTGAACAAGAAGCAGCGAAAACTATTTCACATATGATTAAATTTCCAACGGTTGTGCATGCTCAAAAATTCATGAGCAGTGATGTCGAACTTTTAGAAGTGGTGGTTAAAGCCGACAGTCCGCTTGAAAATGTGACGATGGCTGATTTTAAAGATAAATTTGGCGATTTATTGGTGTGTGCCATTGTTCGATCGGATCAAGTCATCGTGCCAAATGCCAACGATACCTTAAAAGCTGGCGACCGCATTGATGTCTTAGGTTCGCAAAATGATATTTATAAATTTTATCAACAAATTCGGACGGAACGCCATCGCCTGAAATCGGTGATGATTATTGGTGGCGGGCGTTTGACTTATTATTTATTAAATTACTTACGTGAATTCCATCTAGACATTAAAGTGATTGAATGGAAGGAAGAGGCTGCTGAGCAATTGAGTGCGGCTTTCCCGGAAGTGGAAGTCATTTTAGGGGACAGTACCGAACAAGAACTCTTGCTGCAAGAAGGTGTCGGTAATTACGATGTGTTTGTTTCGCTCTTAGGCATTGACGAGGAAAATATTATGGCCTCGCTGTTTGCCCAACAACAAGGCGTGTCTAAGGTGATTACGAAAGTCAACCGCGAAGCCTTATTTTCGTTATTCAAAAACTTTGGCCTCGACACGATTATTACGCCAAAACGTTTGATCGCCAATTCAATTTTGCGCTTTGTCCGCAGTCTTGGCAACCCATCCGTTTCCTATTTAGAGGAACTTTACCGTTTGTCGGATAATCAAGCCGAACTGATTCAATTCAAAGTAAATAACTCTAGTAAAGTTCTGAATACACCGCTAGAACAATTGAACTTAAAAGATAATACCTTAATTGCTTATATTTTGCGTGATCATAAAACCATTATTCCGAGCGGTCAAGATCGCTTAGAAGTGGGCGACCATGTAATTATTATGACCAATGCGGCAACGATGGATGACATCGATGACATTTTACGTTAG
- a CDS encoding TrkH family potassium uptake protein: MNLGIVRYVIARLLQIEALLMILPLIVSFIYAESWNYKLSFISVMVLLVVLGQLLAWKKPKSNRLTAREGLVIVALTWILYSFFGGLPFVINGDIPSIVDAFFETSSGFTTTGSSILDNVELLSHSSLFWRSFTHLVGGMGILVFALAVLPQIDAQSVHIMKAEVPGPTFGKLVSKISSSARILYIIYLVMTAVLIVLLWWSGMPLFDSMLHAFGVAGTGGFGIKVGSVAPYQNPTAEWIMAIGMIVFAINFNLYYMILIGQAKQALKSEELRGFLLIILAAIVLISFNLWPSYDSFSTLVRDVVFAVSSVISTSGFSTADFGQWPLFSQTVLLLIMFVGGSSGSTAGGLKASRVILYLKFAIAEIRKVVQPHRVLTVKFDGKPLTKESKQGLSSYFVVYMCLFFLLLLVTNLDAPDFLSGFSAVTTTLNNVGPALGQFGPAYSFASLNDFTKVVLSFSMLAGRLELFPILILFAPRTWRR; this comes from the coding sequence ATGAATCTTGGAATTGTGCGTTATGTGATAGCGCGTCTCTTGCAAATTGAAGCGTTGTTAATGATTTTACCTTTGATTGTCAGCTTTATTTATGCGGAAAGTTGGAACTATAAGCTCAGTTTTATAAGTGTGATGGTGTTACTGGTTGTCTTAGGCCAGCTCTTGGCGTGGAAAAAACCTAAAAGCAACCGCCTCACGGCTCGCGAAGGTCTGGTTATCGTTGCTTTAACCTGGATTTTGTATTCCTTTTTTGGCGGACTGCCTTTTGTTATCAATGGGGATATTCCTTCCATAGTCGATGCTTTTTTTGAAACATCGAGTGGGTTTACGACGACGGGATCCAGTATTTTAGATAATGTTGAACTCTTATCGCATTCAAGCTTGTTTTGGCGAAGTTTTACCCACTTAGTGGGTGGTATGGGGATTCTCGTCTTTGCCTTGGCTGTTTTGCCACAAATTGATGCCCAATCGGTTCACATTATGAAAGCTGAAGTCCCAGGGCCTACCTTTGGTAAGCTCGTATCCAAAATATCATCCAGCGCGCGTATTTTGTATATTATTTATTTAGTGATGACAGCCGTGTTAATTGTCTTGTTGTGGTGGAGTGGCATGCCACTCTTTGATTCCATGCTCCATGCCTTCGGGGTTGCCGGAACAGGGGGCTTCGGGATTAAAGTCGGGAGTGTCGCCCCTTACCAAAACCCAACCGCCGAATGGATTATGGCGATTGGTATGATTGTGTTTGCCATCAACTTCAACTTGTACTATATGATTTTAATCGGTCAAGCCAAGCAAGCCCTAAAAAGTGAAGAACTTCGTGGCTTTTTACTAATCATCTTAGCAGCCATTGTCTTAATTAGTTTCAACTTATGGCCAAGCTACGATTCGTTTTCAACTTTAGTGCGCGATGTCGTCTTTGCGGTTAGCTCAGTGATTTCAACCAGTGGTTTTTCAACCGCTGACTTTGGTCAATGGCCACTGTTTTCCCAAACCGTCCTGCTTTTAATCATGTTCGTCGGGGGTAGTTCCGGCTCAACCGCTGGGGGGTTAAAAGCCTCCCGTGTGATCCTGTACTTGAAATTTGCCATCGCTGAAATCCGTAAAGTTGTCCAACCGCATCGGGTCTTAACCGTCAAATTTGATGGCAAACCTCTAACCAAAGAATCTAAACAAGGTCTATCCAGTTATTTCGTTGTTTACATGTGCCTATTTTTCTTATTACTGTTGGTCACCAACCTCGACGCCCCTGACTTTCTGTCCGGCTTCAGCGCGGTCACAACCACATTAAACAACGTCGGCCCAGCCCTAGGCCAATTCGGTCCCGCCTACAGCTTCGCCTCCCTCAACGACTTCACCAAAGTCGTTCTGTCCTTTAGCATGCTAGCCGGCCGCCTTGAGCTATTCCCCATCCTCATCCTATTCGCCCCTCGCACCTGGCGCCGCTAA
- a CDS encoding S9 family peptidase, with translation MDHFETVLIENGFLNKYPHYLEGSLLYVSNASGLEQVYLFDFETGESRQLTACAHGVTSLAVNAAKGSFLFTTQLGEESTQYSASGAPFYRYHDMKILQDGMGFLDKGLANYLCEYDLASGEVEVLTPQSTGYGLRRVVSVSADGESYVLEQLREPRSDYNFDTGLVIYDRRTKAVTWLTEAFPTGIFGEAVFSPDQSKLAFIGNPLPYETSNQFQLYVFDFEKGVLRQLAADKDVQYGDNSVSDVYQNVATPFIQWAPSGDVFYVVTSEYGQVLLNEVTLDGDIRVLSPERAVVKEFVVKADGRLLAVMSQPTQPVGLYHFVDGDWLPLPTQVAAVYDGVALADYTEMTLTAADGGVIHGLLCLPLDLDVNHKYPLILNIHGGPYTMHAWNFYHEAQYLAANGYAVLLVNPRGSYGYGQKHTKGVYERYGKEDYTDLMAAVDDVVARFSWVDSERLYVTGGSYGGYMTNWIVTQTQRFKAAVSQRSMSNFVSMFGTSDIGYYFYKDEMGLDISQPERLWEVSPLAYVDQVETPLLLLHAKDDLRCPLEQAQQFYIGLKHFGREAELMVFPNSSHELSRSGRPSYRVVRLEAMLGWFETY, from the coding sequence GTGGATCATTTCGAAACCGTCCTGATTGAGAACGGCTTTTTAAATAAATATCCCCATTACTTAGAGGGGTCTTTGCTTTATGTATCAAATGCCAGTGGCTTGGAGCAGGTGTATTTATTTGATTTTGAAACAGGCGAGTCGCGGCAGTTGACGGCGTGTGCGCACGGGGTGACTTCCTTGGCGGTCAATGCAGCCAAGGGGTCGTTTTTGTTCACGACGCAGCTGGGTGAGGAAAGCACGCAATATAGCGCGAGTGGTGCACCCTTTTATCGTTACCATGATATGAAGATTTTGCAAGACGGGATGGGCTTTCTGGATAAGGGCTTGGCAAACTATTTGTGTGAGTATGACTTGGCTTCGGGTGAGGTCGAAGTGTTGACGCCACAGTCGACGGGTTATGGTTTGCGCCGCGTGGTGTCGGTTTCGGCGGATGGTGAGTCTTACGTCTTGGAGCAGTTGCGGGAGCCTAGGAGCGACTATAATTTTGATACAGGTTTGGTTATCTACGACCGTCGCACCAAAGCCGTGACTTGGTTGACAGAGGCGTTTCCGACCGGGATTTTTGGTGAGGCGGTGTTTTCGCCTGATCAATCTAAGCTGGCATTTATTGGGAATCCCTTGCCTTATGAAACCTCCAATCAGTTTCAGTTGTATGTATTTGATTTTGAAAAAGGGGTTTTGAGGCAGTTGGCGGCGGACAAGGATGTGCAGTACGGCGATAACAGTGTGTCGGATGTGTATCAAAATGTGGCAACGCCTTTCATTCAATGGGCACCGAGCGGGGACGTTTTTTATGTGGTCACGTCCGAATACGGGCAAGTTTTGTTGAATGAGGTGACGTTGGATGGCGACATACGGGTGCTTTCGCCTGAGCGGGCGGTGGTCAAGGAGTTTGTGGTGAAGGCGGATGGCCGTTTGTTGGCGGTCATGAGTCAACCAACACAGCCGGTCGGACTGTATCATTTTGTCGACGGTGACTGGCTTCCGTTGCCCACCCAGGTGGCGGCGGTTTATGACGGGGTGGCTTTGGCGGATTATACGGAAATGACTTTGACGGCGGCGGATGGCGGTGTGATTCATGGCTTGTTGTGTTTGCCCTTGGATTTAGATGTTAATCATAAATACCCCCTGATTCTGAACATTCATGGCGGTCCTTATACGATGCATGCTTGGAACTTCTACCATGAGGCGCAATATTTGGCAGCCAATGGCTATGCGGTCTTGTTGGTGAACCCGCGTGGGAGCTATGGCTATGGTCAAAAGCATACGAAAGGGGTTTATGAGCGTTATGGCAAGGAAGATTATACGGATTTAATGGCGGCGGTGGATGATGTGGTTGCGCGGTTTAGTTGGGTGGATAGCGAGCGTTTGTATGTAACGGGTGGTAGTTACGGTGGTTACATGACCAACTGGATTGTGACGCAAACGCAGCGGTTCAAGGCGGCGGTGTCGCAACGCAGTATGTCCAACTTTGTTTCCATGTTTGGTACGAGTGACATTGGTTATTATTTTTACAAGGATGAGATGGGCTTGGATATTTCACAGCCTGAGCGTTTGTGGGAAGTTTCGCCCTTGGCTTATGTGGATCAAGTGGAAACGCCCCTGTTGTTGTTGCATGCTAAAGATGACTTACGGTGTCCCTTGGAGCAAGCGCAGCAATTTTATATTGGCTTGAAGCATTTTGGTCGCGAAGCCGAATTGATGGTTTTCCCCAATTCCAGCCACGAACTTTCTCGCAGTGGCCGCCCTTCCTACCGCGTGGTACGCTTAGAGGCGATGTTGGGGTGGTTTGAGACGTATTAG